The nucleotide sequence AATGAATTGTAATCCGCTGGCATCGAGTTCCACAAGCAGATTCTCTCCATCTTCCCTTTTGTTGCATGTTGTGATGCAAACAAAGGATCAGATACAAGGCCAAAACTTTTATTGAGACAGAAactcaaaggaaaaaaaaatgaagcgTGGCAAGGAACTAAAGAATTGTTAATCAAAAGATTTGCTTGATCGCGTGTCGTCCCTCAGAAAACAGCGTCCCGAATAACTTCCGCCGCATCGAAACTGAAACCAACGCCATTCCGACGGCAAGCTGCTGCCGGCGACCGAGGGGGAGCATCCACCGGGAGCACCCCGTTGGCCTGTTGAGCGGGGGTGCTAGCTGGAGGCGGCGGCGGCTTGTAGTACATGCGGGCCGTCTGGGGGCAGTGCGAGTGGAACCGAGCAGCGACCCTGACGCCCAAATCCAACATCTCCATGTACTTAGCCATCGGCGATCTCTCCCTGATACAAGAAAGCCAAGGAAGATCGGAGAGGCAGAGGCTGTTGGGCTGAGAGTGGGGAGGCGGAGGCGCTGCTTATTAATAGCTTGGCTCGTTCTCTCTCGCTGTGCGCTTTCTGCCCAGCTTCCTTCCCCTTTTCTCCGCTGGTTGTGGCTTGGTCCCTACGCGGAGGGTTGAGTGTTTGACCTCGCTACTGCGCATGCGGTGGATTTGTTCAACGTTTTAATTTTCTTTGGCATGAAATATTCAATTCTAACCTCTTAATTTATctgtttataaaaaaataaaattgccaaaaaaaaattctcaagagATTAAGGGGGCGTTTGATTTAGGGAAATAAGAGTGGAGAataggaatgagaatcattgattgtcattgttaatatttggattataggatatctccccttcaatgagtcattaccctatttttatcaatcaaaatattctcttgttccaaaaatacccttgacctaaaactaaaattttctctcttaatatcaaatatcaaaatatatttatttattttttctttcatatcacatCTCTTTCCTTGTTATCTTTCaatatattttttctctcatcattttatcacacactttctttctctttaatctctcctatcacactctctttcttctttttttctcattacactttctctctcttcaatcgcTTCCATCGcacttttttccttcttcttttctcattatagtttctctctcatcatactttctctctcctcaatctctctcatcacactctcttttcttttttttctcatcacactttcactctcatcacacacactctctcctcaatctcactTGTTacactctctcttttttttcctcaacacattttttctcatcatactttctttctccttaATCTCTTCCATCTCACTCACTGTTTTTTTTTCTcctcactttctctctcatcatactttctttttcactatactttctctctcctcaagctctctcatcacacactctctcctcatttttttctcattacattttctctcttcatcctctcccatcatattttctctcacatcatattttctctctcatcttctctcatcatgctatctgctatcacactctcttttctcattttctcttatcacactttctctctcttcattctttttatcacactttctttcttatcattctcttttatcatatttttccctcacatttatttttctctcacatctaatttttttctcttattttcttttaagggtaaaaaaggaaattttgatttattctgatagaaaatatgtaactaaccaaatattacttttaagagtgatatctatACTCATACCATTCTCATTTCATAATATAATGATTCCCATTTCAATTACTATTCCTATAAAAAAACCAAACTGTTAAAAGATATTTTCATGACGAATGGACGAAATTGCCCTCAGATATTTTAATATCTTTGGTTTTTTGCATTATCCTTCACACTGCTGCTCGCACCAGCGGAGTCGCGGCCTGCCTGGCATGAGCTTCTGCTGCTCCTGTATCGTCCCTCACCGCGCCGCTACCGCCTCCGCCTCCCCTTCGATCGCCTCATCCCCACGACGATCGCTTCACCACCAGAGCCACTATCCCTTTCGGCGCCGTGTGCCTTTCGTTCGCCTCTCGTCGACGCTCTGGAGATGCCGGACCCGCCCGATCGGAGTCCTCAAGGAAGCCAACGAAGTGGACGCTAACGTTTCTGAGGGAGATCCATCTCCAGAGGGGGGATTTCGAGAAGATGCTACCGATGGGCTCGTCGCCAACGGCGTTGCGGGGGAGGCGAGCGAGGGCAGTTTGGATTTGGTTATTAGGGATGCCGTGCGGAGCAGGAGAAAGGCCGACGAGGATGAACAAGAGTACGATAGGTACACTATGCGCAACGGAAGGGAGGTGGGTACTCAATCCCTTTCTTTCCTTCTTGGTTGTTGTATGAAACTGGGTTATTGGAATCGGTTCGAGGTTGGGAATCGTGAATCAAAGAATTGGGAGGACAGAGAACATAGAATTTTAGATTAATGTAACTTACGCAGAGTTGAGAAAAATTCAAGTCCCGGTACGAGCAATCCCAAGGATACAACCTGATTTCCTTATACTTATTAGGAAACTTATATGTAGGTTCTCCTTAACATTGGGCATGAGAACTGAAATATGAAGACCATGAAAGTTATTGTAAGAAATAAATGTCTCATCAGCGGTGTTCCACATACACAATGTATGTATATGTCGTTATAGTAATCTTAACTGTATTATCTTAGTTCTCTACTTCTGCTTTGACTAGTTGACTGACACATAGATGTTTATGCCTCTTGAAATGTTCACAGAATTATATATGACTATTATACTAAGCTAATTACTTGTAGTGAAAATGAGCATAGATGTTCCTCTATAATATGCATAACAATTTCTAATTCTTGCATGGATCCTGATCCTGATTTGTTGCAGATGAGTCATGACAAAGTTTTGAGGCattccatttcatttttttttttttttgccttgtgctcttttccttttatcaattttttttggaCTTTCCATGAAAAAATCTCTTACCTATTACAAACTGATATTAAttcttttttataattaaaaaatctgACAAATTATCATCTTAAGATTGTAGGTATTTCAAGAGAAAGCGTACCTTGTAGGTGTTGAATGTAAAGGTTCTGAAGCAAACATTTTCAGTATCGAGGAGTCACTTAAAGAGCTTGCACAATTAGCTGATACTGCTGGACTGTGGGTTGTTGACTCTACCTATCAAAAGTTAGTTCCCTTTTTGCCCTACAGAACATGATTTAGTGGATAGGCTAAATgaatttctttttctgttgaaatCATAATAGAGCTGTTACATTTGTCTCCTTTTCTATC is from Zingiber officinale cultivar Zhangliang chromosome 7B, Zo_v1.1, whole genome shotgun sequence and encodes:
- the LOC122003972 gene encoding uncharacterized protein LOC122003972, with translation MAKYMEMLDLGVRVAARFHSHCPQTARMYYKPPPPPASTPAQQANGVLPVDAPPRSPAAACRRNGVGFSFDAAEVIRDAVF